A genomic segment from Ciconia boyciana chromosome 5, ASM3463844v1, whole genome shotgun sequence encodes:
- the GATB gene encoding glutamyl-tRNA(Gln) amidotransferase subunit B, mitochondrial isoform X2, whose translation MAAAAAARGCGGVWRWAWQRGAGGPAPAPRGQRAVACNARGGAVPEGKSGLAPWVPVVGLEIHAQISSNSKLFSGSQVQFAAPPNSLVSFFDASLPGTLPVLNRRCVEAAVMTGLALNCSINKKSLFDRKHYFYADLPAGYQITQQRVPIAVNGSLSYSLCIDNKMSQMVTKTVRIKQIQLEQDSGKSLHDDTRSQTLVDLNRAGVGLMEVVMEPDMCCGEEAAAAVRELQLILQTLGSSQAVMADYEIQRQIEELENGGTILNETRAFDSKLGCTVPMRDKEGKQDYRFMPEPNLPPLILYDAKSLPANLNHQQVVNIDWIHERLPDLPSVKRAKLVEQYGILPEHSFTLLNEDGLTEFFENVVKQTQMKPKKVIGWILKDLLSYLKQHSLTVKESPVSSFLLADLLNLLEKKEISSTAAKQVLAELWKGEGKTPLEIVKEQKLELIQDQKELEQICQAVIDGQENEVMAIKAGNRKVLNKLIGLVQRETQGRSNPVLVKQLLEKKLSE comes from the exons atggcggcggcggcggcggcgcgggggtgCGGTGGGGTCTGGCGCTGGGCGTGGCAGCGCGGCGCCGGGGgtcccgcccccgccccccgcgggcAGCGGGCCGTCGCCTGTAACGCGAGAGGCGGGGCGGTGCCGGAGGGAAAGAGCGG tcttGCTCCATGGGTACCAGTTGTGGGTCTGGAAATTCATGCGCAGATCAGTTCCAACTCAAAACTTTTCTCTGGTTCCCAAGTCCAGTTTGCCGCACCTCCTAACTCTTTGGTATCTTTCTTCGATGCTTCTTTACCAGGAACTTTACCA GTTCTCAACAGGAGATGTGTAGAAGCAGCAGTGATGACAGGCCTGGCACTCAACTGCAGCATAAACAAGAAGTCCTTGTTTGACAGAAAACACTATTTCTATGCAGATCTTCCA GCTGGCTATCAAATCACTCAGCAAAGAGTTCCTATTGCAGTGAATGGAAGTCTGTCATACAGTCTCTGCATAGACAACAAAATGAGCCAGATGGTGACCAAAACTGTGAGGATTAAACAAATTCAGTTGGAGCAAGACAGTGGAAAGAGTCTCCATGATGACACAAGGAGCCAGACTCTCGTTGACTTGAATAGGGCTG GAGTCGGCCTCATGGAGGTTGTCATGGAGCCTGATATGTGCTGtggggaagaagcagctgcagcagtcaGAGAGCTTCAGCTTATTCTTCAAACACttgggagcagccaggcagtcATGGCAG ACTATGAAATACAGAGGCAAATTGAAGAACTTGAAAACGGAGGAACAATTCTCAATGAAACAAGAGCCTTTGATTCCAAGCTTGG gtGCACTGTACCAATGAGagacaaagaaggaaaacaggattatcg GTTCATGCCAGAGCCAAACCTTCCTCCATTGATTCTGTACGATGCTAAATCTTTGCCAGCTAATCTGAACCATCAGCAAGTGGTAAATATTGATTGGATTCATGAGAGACTTCCTGACCTCCCCAGTGTGAAGAGAGCAAAGCTTGTTGAACAGTATGGGATTCTTCCTGAACACAGCTTCACCTTATTG AATGAAGATGGATTAACAgaattctttgaaaatgtggtAAAACAGACCCAGATGAAGCCAAAGAAAGTGATCGGCTGGATTCTAAAAGACCTGCTCAGTTATTTGAAACAACATTCCCTTACAGTAAAGGAAAG CCCAGTCAGTTCTTTTCTCCTGGCTGACCTTCTGAACctcctagaaaaaaaagaaatttcttctacagcagcaaagcag GTGCTTGCGGAACTGTGGAAGGGAGAAGGCAAGACTCCTCTTGAAATTGTTAAAGAACAGAAACTTGAACTGATACAGGATCAAAAAGAGCTTGAACAGATCTGCCAGGCGGTGATTGATGGACAAGAAAATGAG
- the GATB gene encoding glutamyl-tRNA(Gln) amidotransferase subunit B, mitochondrial isoform X1, whose protein sequence is MAAAAAARGCGGVWRWAWQRGAGGPAPAPRGQRAVACNARGGAVPEGKSGLAPWVPVVGLEIHAQISSNSKLFSGSQVQFAAPPNSLVSFFDASLPGTLPVLNRRCVEAAVMTGLALNCSINKKSLFDRKHYFYADLPAGYQITQQRVPIAVNGSLSYSLCIDNKMSQMVTKTVRIKQIQLEQDSGKSLHDDTRSQTLVDLNRAGVGLMEVVMEPDMCCGEEAAAAVRELQLILQTLGSSQAVMAEGQLRVDANVSVHHPGEPYGVRTEVKNINSIRFLAKAVDYEIQRQIEELENGGTILNETRAFDSKLGCTVPMRDKEGKQDYRFMPEPNLPPLILYDAKSLPANLNHQQVVNIDWIHERLPDLPSVKRAKLVEQYGILPEHSFTLLNEDGLTEFFENVVKQTQMKPKKVIGWILKDLLSYLKQHSLTVKESPVSSFLLADLLNLLEKKEISSTAAKQVLAELWKGEGKTPLEIVKEQKLELIQDQKELEQICQAVIDGQENEVMAIKAGNRKVLNKLIGLVQRETQGRSNPVLVKQLLEKKLSE, encoded by the exons atggcggcggcggcggcggcgcgggggtgCGGTGGGGTCTGGCGCTGGGCGTGGCAGCGCGGCGCCGGGGgtcccgcccccgccccccgcgggcAGCGGGCCGTCGCCTGTAACGCGAGAGGCGGGGCGGTGCCGGAGGGAAAGAGCGG tcttGCTCCATGGGTACCAGTTGTGGGTCTGGAAATTCATGCGCAGATCAGTTCCAACTCAAAACTTTTCTCTGGTTCCCAAGTCCAGTTTGCCGCACCTCCTAACTCTTTGGTATCTTTCTTCGATGCTTCTTTACCAGGAACTTTACCA GTTCTCAACAGGAGATGTGTAGAAGCAGCAGTGATGACAGGCCTGGCACTCAACTGCAGCATAAACAAGAAGTCCTTGTTTGACAGAAAACACTATTTCTATGCAGATCTTCCA GCTGGCTATCAAATCACTCAGCAAAGAGTTCCTATTGCAGTGAATGGAAGTCTGTCATACAGTCTCTGCATAGACAACAAAATGAGCCAGATGGTGACCAAAACTGTGAGGATTAAACAAATTCAGTTGGAGCAAGACAGTGGAAAGAGTCTCCATGATGACACAAGGAGCCAGACTCTCGTTGACTTGAATAGGGCTG GAGTCGGCCTCATGGAGGTTGTCATGGAGCCTGATATGTGCTGtggggaagaagcagctgcagcagtcaGAGAGCTTCAGCTTATTCTTCAAACACttgggagcagccaggcagtcATGGCAG AGGGTCAGCTGAGAGTGGATGCCAATGTTTCTGTGCATCACCCTGGAGAGCCTTATGGAGTGAGGACTGAAGTGAAGAATATCAATAGCATACGATTCCTGGCAAAAGCAGTAG ACTATGAAATACAGAGGCAAATTGAAGAACTTGAAAACGGAGGAACAATTCTCAATGAAACAAGAGCCTTTGATTCCAAGCTTGG gtGCACTGTACCAATGAGagacaaagaaggaaaacaggattatcg GTTCATGCCAGAGCCAAACCTTCCTCCATTGATTCTGTACGATGCTAAATCTTTGCCAGCTAATCTGAACCATCAGCAAGTGGTAAATATTGATTGGATTCATGAGAGACTTCCTGACCTCCCCAGTGTGAAGAGAGCAAAGCTTGTTGAACAGTATGGGATTCTTCCTGAACACAGCTTCACCTTATTG AATGAAGATGGATTAACAgaattctttgaaaatgtggtAAAACAGACCCAGATGAAGCCAAAGAAAGTGATCGGCTGGATTCTAAAAGACCTGCTCAGTTATTTGAAACAACATTCCCTTACAGTAAAGGAAAG CCCAGTCAGTTCTTTTCTCCTGGCTGACCTTCTGAACctcctagaaaaaaaagaaatttcttctacagcagcaaagcag GTGCTTGCGGAACTGTGGAAGGGAGAAGGCAAGACTCCTCTTGAAATTGTTAAAGAACAGAAACTTGAACTGATACAGGATCAAAAAGAGCTTGAACAGATCTGCCAGGCGGTGATTGATGGACAAGAAAATGAG